The Streptomyces sp. NBC_00224 genome has a window encoding:
- a CDS encoding DUF6000 family protein, translated as MIRYDPEIQALYRRYCLPARRYLKLGGVVLRMSREEYEPFVHALARDARAVTDAELTILFEGSWRERRTAAWLAAVSRRDHFRGRLGALLLESEVCCAGGAYCVALASFGTARDADLLAAYLDRYLHRPDLAYDQPTAMGALAYTDSVLHSDRASHFLQEGGLWRQWFQDAPHMHGDDGISTYLGGSRLACAVIDECADT; from the coding sequence GTGATCCGCTACGACCCCGAGATACAGGCTCTGTATCGCCGCTATTGCCTCCCGGCGCGCCGCTACCTGAAGCTTGGCGGAGTGGTACTTCGCATGTCGCGCGAGGAGTACGAGCCGTTCGTTCATGCTCTGGCCCGTGATGCGAGGGCTGTTACCGACGCCGAGCTCACCATCCTCTTCGAGGGCAGCTGGCGCGAGCGGCGCACCGCGGCATGGCTCGCCGCCGTCTCGCGCCGTGACCACTTCCGCGGGCGTCTGGGAGCATTGCTGCTGGAGAGCGAGGTCTGCTGCGCGGGTGGGGCCTACTGCGTGGCACTGGCGAGTTTCGGCACCGCACGGGACGCCGACCTGCTCGCCGCTTACCTGGATCGCTACCTGCATCGGCCCGACCTCGCCTACGACCAGCCGACAGCCATGGGCGCCCTGGCGTACACCGACTCCGTCCTGCACAGCGACCGGGCCAGCCATTTCCTCCAGGAGGGCGGCCTGTGGCGGCAGTGGTTCCAGGACGCGCCCCACATGCACGGCGATGACGGCATCTCCACCTACCTGGGCGGCAGTCGCCTCGCCTGCGCCGTCATCGACGAATGCGCCGACACCTGA
- a CDS encoding GNAT family N-acetyltransferase — translation MQLRNVTPNDVDAYVRMRCDPVMMADLGGPLPREGMPDKVHRDAAEAADDVSWIKMVIPDPDTPDVVAGSVTIWSHNTDDGAVSEIGWMILPQFQGRGLGKQAARTLLEQARDEDRWGVVHAFPATSNAASNGICRSLGFRFITEQDVTFADRVLRSNHWAINPRTDLKPA, via the coding sequence GTGCAGTTGCGCAACGTCACACCGAACGACGTCGACGCCTACGTCCGGATGCGGTGCGACCCGGTCATGATGGCTGATCTCGGCGGCCCGCTGCCGCGTGAAGGGATGCCCGACAAAGTGCACCGAGACGCCGCTGAGGCAGCCGACGATGTCTCCTGGATCAAGATGGTCATTCCCGATCCAGACACCCCCGACGTGGTGGCCGGGTCGGTGACCATCTGGTCACACAACACCGACGACGGGGCCGTCTCTGAGATCGGATGGATGATTCTTCCGCAATTCCAGGGCCGCGGCCTGGGCAAACAGGCAGCCCGGACCCTTCTCGAACAGGCGCGGGACGAAGACCGCTGGGGCGTCGTGCACGCGTTCCCCGCAACCAGCAACGCAGCCTCGAACGGTATCTGCCGGTCTCTCGGCTTCCGCTTCATCACCGAGCAAGACGTCACGTTCGCGGACCGGGTCCTGCGAAGCAACCACTGGGCCATCAACCCGCGCACCGACCTGAAGCCAGCCTGA
- a CDS encoding tectonin domain-containing protein yields MGGAWSAWAQFDGALTQVAAATNADGRVELFGVNSAGNIYHRWQTSIGGPWSGWEQFDGALTSIAVARNADGRLEIFGANSADAVFHRWQTSIGGAWSSWAQFEGGLTQVAAATNADGRVELFGVNRGGYVYHRWQVPTGSGWSNWDQFDGVLRP; encoded by the coding sequence ATCGGCGGCGCGTGGTCGGCTTGGGCACAGTTCGACGGTGCGCTGACCCAGGTTGCCGCCGCAACCAACGCGGACGGCCGCGTGGAGCTCTTCGGCGTCAACAGCGCCGGGAATATCTACCACCGCTGGCAGACGTCCATCGGCGGGCCATGGTCGGGCTGGGAGCAGTTCGACGGCGCCCTGACGTCGATCGCCGTGGCCCGCAACGCAGACGGACGGCTGGAAATCTTCGGAGCCAACAGCGCTGACGCCGTCTTCCACCGCTGGCAGACATCCATCGGCGGCGCGTGGTCGAGTTGGGCACAGTTCGAGGGTGGCCTGACCCAGGTTGCCGCCGCGACCAACGCGGACGGTCGTGTCGAGCTCTTCGGCGTCAACCGTGGCGGATACGTCTATCACCGCTGGCAGGTCCCCACAGGCAGCGGCTGGTCGAACTGGGACCAGTTCGACGGCGTGCTGCGGCCATAG
- a CDS encoding class I SAM-dependent methyltransferase, with amino-acid sequence MESAPSRTAMFAAVSRGLFRLETASPWVLDDVLALVLVGPVWQQLRDQFDPLFPGPVRREARAAVCTRSRYAEDRLAAGAFTQYVILGAGLDSFAWRRPDLLGSLTVFEVDHPASHAWKLERVRDLGLPLSASQVFVPVDFEAGPVQDALGAAGFDWAQPAMFCWTGVAPYLTAQAIESTLHTIAAAAPGSEVVFSYRAEDAVLDDAGTEYARIYTPIAASVGEPLQPGWPVSGIERLVSRCGLKVVDHPARADLQQRYFAGRTDGLRPYTFETLVAARVT; translated from the coding sequence GTGGAAAGCGCGCCGAGCAGGACGGCGATGTTTGCGGCTGTGTCGCGTGGATTGTTTCGCCTGGAGACGGCGTCGCCGTGGGTACTGGACGATGTGCTGGCCCTGGTGCTTGTCGGCCCGGTATGGCAGCAGCTGCGAGACCAGTTCGATCCGCTGTTCCCCGGCCCGGTCCGTCGCGAGGCCCGTGCGGCTGTCTGCACCCGCAGCCGGTACGCCGAGGACCGGCTGGCTGCTGGTGCCTTCACGCAGTACGTGATTCTCGGCGCGGGGCTTGACTCGTTCGCGTGGCGGCGGCCGGATCTGCTCGGCTCGCTGACGGTGTTCGAGGTTGATCACCCTGCCTCCCATGCCTGGAAGCTCGAGCGGGTCAGAGATCTCGGCCTGCCGCTCAGCGCCTCGCAGGTATTCGTGCCGGTTGATTTCGAGGCCGGACCGGTTCAGGATGCTCTGGGCGCGGCCGGGTTCGACTGGGCGCAGCCGGCGATGTTCTGCTGGACGGGCGTCGCCCCCTATCTGACGGCACAGGCGATCGAGTCGACGTTGCACACGATCGCGGCGGCTGCTCCCGGGTCTGAGGTGGTGTTCTCCTACCGGGCCGAGGACGCTGTGCTCGACGACGCGGGGACGGAATACGCCCGTATCTACACACCGATCGCGGCTTCTGTCGGCGAGCCTCTTCAGCCTGGCTGGCCGGTATCCGGGATCGAGAGGCTGGTCAGCCGGTGCGGGCTGAAGGTCGTGGACCACCCCGCACGTGCAGACCTCCAGCAGCGGTACTTCGCCGGCCGTACCGATGGCCTGCGGCCCTATACCTTCGAGACCCTGGTGGCCGCGCGGGTCACCTGA
- a CDS encoding DDE-type integrase/transposase/recombinase: MGQEDQTRLERAQAIGLFRYMLIREAADPTLSRRQRGFLVRELAAVPHTDPDGRSVRITRWTLDRWIHDWRTGGFDALVPSPRQSRPRTPPEVMELAASLKKENPSRSAAQIRRIIGAKLGWAPDERTIQRMIVREGLTALQAPLTPAVFGRFEADGPNELWTGDALHGPMVQGRKTYLFAFLDDHSRAVMGHRWGFAEDTVRLAAALRPAMAARGVPRYIYVDNGSAFVDSWLLRACAKLGVKLVHSTPGRPQGRGKIERFFRTVNSEFVIEIASGDGEPGRRIDSLLEMNRLFTAWTENVYHRRVHSETGAAPLARWMGDRPLAVPNPADLAEAFRWSEHRTVSKTALVSLHGNRYQVDPQLVGQRVELVFDPFDLSFLRVRLQGQDMGTALPFQVSRHSHPKARPETPAEEPRTTTGIDYLGLIGTAHTAELADRVNYAALGDPTPTPVVDLTDLPGA; encoded by the coding sequence GTGGGGCAGGAAGACCAGACACGGCTTGAGCGGGCTCAGGCGATCGGCCTGTTCCGCTACATGCTGATCAGAGAGGCCGCCGACCCGACACTGTCACGTCGTCAACGCGGCTTCCTGGTGCGGGAGTTGGCGGCTGTTCCGCATACCGATCCGGACGGGCGGTCGGTGCGGATCACCCGGTGGACGCTGGACCGCTGGATCCATGACTGGCGGACGGGCGGCTTCGACGCCCTGGTGCCGTCCCCGCGCCAGTCCCGGCCCCGGACGCCGCCGGAGGTGATGGAGCTGGCCGCGTCGCTGAAGAAGGAGAATCCGTCACGGTCGGCCGCTCAGATCCGCCGGATCATCGGCGCCAAGCTGGGCTGGGCGCCTGACGAGCGGACCATCCAGCGGATGATCGTCCGCGAAGGGCTGACCGCCCTGCAGGCTCCGCTCACCCCCGCCGTGTTCGGCCGGTTCGAAGCGGATGGCCCCAACGAACTATGGACCGGCGACGCTCTGCACGGGCCCATGGTCCAGGGCCGGAAAACCTATCTGTTCGCCTTCCTCGACGATCACTCGCGGGCGGTCATGGGGCACCGCTGGGGCTTCGCCGAGGACACCGTCCGCCTGGCCGCCGCACTGCGGCCGGCCATGGCCGCCCGGGGCGTCCCGCGCTACATCTACGTCGACAACGGCTCCGCGTTCGTGGATTCGTGGCTGCTGCGGGCCTGCGCGAAACTCGGCGTCAAGCTGGTCCACTCGACCCCCGGCAGGCCACAGGGCAGAGGCAAGATCGAACGGTTCTTCCGCACCGTGAACAGCGAGTTCGTCATCGAGATCGCCTCCGGTGACGGCGAACCGGGACGGCGCATCGACAGCCTGCTGGAGATGAACCGCCTGTTCACGGCCTGGACCGAGAACGTCTACCACCGGCGAGTGCACTCCGAGACCGGTGCCGCCCCGCTGGCCCGCTGGATGGGCGACCGCCCCCTCGCCGTCCCGAACCCGGCCGACCTCGCGGAAGCCTTCCGTTGGTCGGAACACCGCACCGTGTCCAAGACCGCGCTGGTCTCCCTGCACGGCAACCGCTACCAGGTCGACCCCCAACTCGTCGGCCAGCGGGTCGAGTTGGTCTTCGACCCCTTCGACCTTTCCTTCCTGCGCGTCCGCCTCCAGGGGCAGGACATGGGCACCGCCCTGCCTTTCCAGGTCAGCCGGCACTCCCACCCCAAGGCCCGGCCCGAAACCCCGGCGGAGGAGCCCCGCACGACGACCGGGATCGACTACCTCGGCCTGATCGGCACCGCTCACACCGCCGAACTCGCCGACAGGGTCAACTACGCGGCCCTGGGAGATCCGACGCCGACACCGGTCGTCGACCTCACCGACCTGCCCGGCGCATGA
- a CDS encoding SGNH/GDSL hydrolase family protein has protein sequence MARFRTRLALLGSVAALAAGALVPAQFAGAQPAAAAATKQWVALGDSYTAGVIQAAGDTFEIPRDGCERTDRSYPQVIKRDLGGLFDLTNASCGAATIDHVTDTPQYPIGRHMPPLSEDPDYPFPPVPPQSEAVGPGTDVITVGAGGNTLGFADILAKCPGLGGESGGKGTPCKDALGDGIPARLKKVRQDYDRMLETLHELAPHAKILTVGYPTIIPRDASSCSFGELTQFGTITQGDLDWLRDDVLEPLNKAINDSTGTQDAATFVDLYDSTTHHSVCDNSKWVEGFVTLPDQLSFVHPNALGHRNAANHVEEAMLNTIA, from the coding sequence GTGGCACGTTTCCGTACTCGTCTGGCCCTGCTCGGATCGGTCGCAGCTCTGGCCGCCGGCGCTCTCGTCCCCGCGCAGTTCGCCGGCGCGCAGCCCGCCGCTGCGGCCGCGACCAAGCAGTGGGTGGCTCTGGGCGACTCCTACACCGCCGGGGTCATCCAGGCCGCGGGCGACACCTTCGAAATCCCGCGCGACGGCTGCGAACGCACCGACCGCTCCTACCCCCAGGTCATCAAGCGCGACCTCGGCGGTCTCTTCGACCTGACCAACGCCAGCTGCGGCGCCGCCACCATCGACCACGTCACCGACACCCCCCAGTATCCGATCGGCCGCCATATGCCGCCCCTCTCCGAGGACCCCGACTACCCCTTCCCCCCGGTGCCGCCCCAGTCCGAGGCCGTGGGCCCCGGCACCGACGTCATCACCGTCGGCGCGGGCGGCAACACCCTGGGCTTCGCCGACATCCTGGCCAAGTGCCCGGGGCTGGGCGGCGAAAGCGGCGGCAAGGGCACCCCGTGCAAGGACGCCCTGGGCGACGGCATCCCGGCCCGGCTGAAGAAGGTGCGCCAGGACTACGACCGGATGCTCGAAACGCTCCACGAGCTCGCCCCACACGCGAAGATCCTGACCGTCGGCTACCCCACGATCATCCCGCGCGACGCCTCCAGCTGCAGCTTCGGTGAACTGACGCAGTTCGGCACGATCACCCAGGGCGACCTGGACTGGCTGCGCGATGACGTCCTGGAACCCCTCAACAAGGCCATCAACGACTCCACAGGCACCCAGGACGCCGCCACCTTCGTCGACCTCTACGACTCCACCACCCACCACAGCGTCTGCGACAACTCCAAGTGGGTCGAAGGCTTCGTCACCCTCCCCGACCAACTGTCCTTCGTCCACCCCAACGCCCTCGGCCACCGCAACGCCGCCAACCACGTCGAAGAAGCGATGCTCAACACCATCGCGTGA
- a CDS encoding ExeA family protein, producing MIEKLQAHYGFSRMPFGRDLAPGMLHRHASHNEAVARITWCISERSIGVVTGEVGAGKTVSVRTVLHGIDPSKHTVIYLPNPMIGVRGIHEAIVTAFGQQPSHLGSRLTAQTGLALAAEREERGRTPVLVLDEAHLLSYEQLEAIRMLTNTAMDQDSPLSCLLVGQPTLRRTMKLAVLAALEQRTALRYTMPGMTASETGS from the coding sequence GTGATTGAGAAACTCCAGGCCCACTACGGATTCAGCCGCATGCCCTTCGGCCGCGACCTCGCCCCCGGCATGCTGCACCGCCACGCATCCCACAACGAAGCCGTCGCCCGCATCACCTGGTGCATCTCCGAACGCTCCATCGGTGTCGTCACCGGCGAGGTCGGCGCGGGCAAGACCGTCTCGGTCCGCACCGTCCTGCACGGCATCGACCCGTCGAAACACACCGTGATCTACTTGCCCAACCCCATGATTGGAGTCCGCGGCATCCACGAAGCGATCGTGACCGCCTTCGGCCAGCAGCCCTCCCACCTCGGCTCCCGCCTCACCGCCCAGACTGGCCTGGCGCTGGCCGCCGAACGCGAGGAACGCGGCCGCACCCCCGTTCTGGTCCTGGACGAAGCCCACCTGCTGTCCTACGAACAGCTCGAAGCCATCCGGATGCTGACCAACACCGCCATGGACCAGGACTCGCCGCTGTCCTGCCTGCTGGTCGGCCAGCCCACCCTGCGCAGAACGATGAAACTCGCCGTCCTGGCCGCCCTCGAACAGCGGACCGCCCTGCGCTACACGATGCCGGGCATGACCGCGAGCGAGACAGGCAGCTAG
- a CDS encoding transposase, which yields MVGVDEYATRKGRHYGTVLVDIETRRPVDLLPDREASSLAPWLAERPGIEIVCRDRAPFFAEGASAGAPQAVQVADRWHLWHNLSEATERTVAQHRHCLRALVPATPEPEPEPAPEEEPSGSPWPTGHRVADRTRSRHAAVHTLLEAGHSLRSVQRQLGMAWHTVKRFADAAKPDDLFTGQWQNRTSVLDDYKPYLDDRWNEGFTNAWKLWEEIVPLGYKGSYQRVRAYLYKKRTSPRPVTARPPSP from the coding sequence GTGGTCGGCGTCGACGAGTACGCCACCCGCAAGGGCCGCCACTACGGCACCGTCCTCGTCGACATCGAGACCCGCCGCCCCGTCGATCTGCTGCCGGACCGGGAGGCGTCCAGCCTGGCGCCCTGGCTCGCCGAACGGCCGGGCATTGAGATCGTCTGCCGCGACCGTGCGCCGTTCTTCGCCGAAGGCGCCTCCGCCGGCGCCCCGCAGGCCGTCCAGGTCGCGGACCGGTGGCACCTCTGGCACAACCTGAGCGAGGCCACAGAACGGACCGTCGCCCAGCACCGCCACTGCCTGCGAGCCCTTGTCCCGGCCACCCCCGAACCCGAGCCTGAGCCCGCCCCGGAAGAAGAACCGTCCGGTTCCCCATGGCCGACCGGGCACCGGGTCGCCGACCGCACCAGGTCCCGGCACGCCGCCGTTCACACACTCCTGGAGGCAGGACACAGCCTGCGTTCGGTCCAGCGGCAGCTCGGCATGGCCTGGCACACCGTCAAACGGTTCGCCGATGCTGCGAAGCCGGACGACCTGTTCACCGGCCAGTGGCAGAACCGGACCTCGGTACTCGATGACTACAAGCCCTACCTGGACGACCGCTGGAACGAGGGCTTCACCAACGCCTGGAAGCTGTGGGAGGAGATCGTGCCGCTCGGCTACAAGGGCAGCTACCAGCGCGTTCGCGCCTACCTGTACAAGAAGCGCACCTCACCGCGACCGGTGACCGCCCGGCCGCCGTCGCCTTGA
- a CDS encoding class I SAM-dependent methyltransferase, translated as MADDSFAHPRLAAIYDPLDPDRSDLDAYLRITEEFEARQVLDIGCGTGVFALLLADRGIEVVGVDPALASIDVARTKPGSEQVRWICGDATALPPLQVDLATMTANVAQAITDPHTWHKTLRGAYEALRPGGHLVFETRAPARRAWEEWTRENSYRVTEIPGVSSVESWVQLIEVSLPLVTFRWTYVFAADRQVLTSDSTLRFREREDVEQDLVAHGYVVEDVRDAPDRPGRELVFLARRP; from the coding sequence ATGGCTGACGACTCCTTCGCGCATCCACGGCTCGCCGCGATCTACGATCCGCTCGACCCCGACCGCAGTGATCTCGACGCCTACCTCCGGATCACAGAAGAGTTCGAGGCACGCCAAGTGCTGGACATCGGCTGCGGCACAGGGGTGTTCGCACTTCTCCTGGCTGACCGCGGGATCGAGGTCGTCGGCGTCGATCCCGCCCTGGCGTCCATCGACGTCGCCCGGACCAAACCGGGCAGCGAGCAAGTGCGCTGGATCTGCGGTGACGCGACAGCCCTCCCCCCGCTGCAGGTCGACCTCGCGACGATGACAGCGAACGTGGCCCAGGCCATCACCGACCCACATACGTGGCACAAGACGCTGCGGGGAGCCTACGAAGCACTACGGCCCGGCGGACATCTGGTCTTCGAGACCCGCGCCCCTGCCAGACGCGCCTGGGAAGAGTGGACCCGCGAGAACTCCTACCGCGTGACAGAGATCCCAGGCGTCAGCTCCGTCGAGAGCTGGGTCCAGCTGATCGAGGTGAGCTTGCCCCTCGTGACATTCCGCTGGACCTACGTCTTCGCTGCGGACCGACAGGTGCTCACGTCTGATTCGACGCTGCGCTTCCGAGAGCGAGAGGACGTCGAGCAGGACCTGGTCGCGCACGGATACGTGGTGGAAGACGTTCGCGATGCGCCCGACCGCCCAGGAAGAGAGCTCGTCTTCCTGGCACGACGTCCGTGA
- a CDS encoding tectonin domain-containing protein yields the protein MLIVSTGQEGGNWSPWGQFDGALRAVAAETNADGRMELFGVNSAGSIFHRWQMTPAGGSWSGWEQFDGALTSIAVARNADGRLELFGTNSAGSIFHRW from the coding sequence GTGTTGATCGTTTCCACCGGCCAGGAAGGCGGTAACTGGTCGCCCTGGGGGCAGTTCGACGGCGCCTTGCGTGCCGTGGCCGCCGAAACCAACGCCGACGGCCGCATGGAGTTGTTCGGTGTCAACAGCGCCGGGAGCATCTTCCACCGCTGGCAGATGACACCCGCTGGTGGCTCTTGGTCGGGCTGGGAGCAGTTCGACGGCGCCCTGACGTCGATCGCCGTGGCCCGCAACGCGGACGGACGACTGGAGCTCTTCGGGACGAACAGTGCGGGAAGCATCTTCCACCGCTGGTAG
- a CDS encoding transposase — protein sequence MDWAEGHHDVALTDDSGKPIARLRIDDTLACYQQLLELLTEYGDSELSPIRVAIETGRGLLVAFLRQGKRRAYALNPMSVARYRDRPSVSRKKSDTGDAHRQAPDAGDAPGHRPGPPSPRAAEHTVPSPSARRGFRAGSDGFRHHAGDAICPLIECSLRARSGPARPSQRESVASSSAGPGAAVLSAAWPAARSARSSSATS from the coding sequence ATCGACTGGGCGGAAGGGCACCATGACGTGGCCCTGACGGACGACAGCGGGAAGCCGATTGCCAGGCTCCGCATCGACGACACCCTGGCCTGCTACCAACAGCTGCTGGAGCTGCTGACCGAGTACGGTGACAGCGAGCTGTCCCCGATACGGGTAGCCATCGAGACCGGCCGCGGTCTGCTCGTAGCCTTCCTGCGGCAGGGAAAACGGCGGGCCTATGCCCTCAACCCCATGTCCGTGGCCCGCTATCGCGACCGACCCAGTGTCTCGCGCAAGAAGTCTGACACTGGCGATGCCCACCGCCAAGCCCCCGATGCAGGAGACGCCCCTGGCCACCGGCCCGGACCGCCCAGCCCCCGAGCGGCCGAGCATACGGTCCCGTCACCGTCGGCACGCCGGGGATTTCGGGCGGGCTCCGACGGGTTTCGCCACCACGCAGGCGATGCCATCTGCCCGCTCATAGAGTGCAGTCTCCGAGCCAGGTCAGGACCGGCCCGACCGAGTCAGCGGGAATCCGTTGCGTCGTCCTCGGCCGGGCCGGGGGCTGCCGTGCTGTCGGCGGCCTGGCCGGCGGCTCGTTCCGCGCGGAGTTCTTCGGCGACCTCGTAG
- a CDS encoding transposase — MLRRPETLTEPEQLQLKTVRTQCPELDALTRHVRSFAVMLTDRQGERLPDWLDAVRQDDLPSLHTLAAGIDRDIDAVTAGLTLSWSSGAVEGHVNRIKMLKRQMFGRAGFQLLRKRVLLA, encoded by the coding sequence ATCCTCAGACGCCCGGAGACCCTCACCGAGCCCGAACAACTCCAGCTCAAGACCGTCCGCACCCAGTGCCCCGAACTCGACGCACTCACCCGACACGTCCGGTCCTTCGCGGTCATGCTCACCGACCGCCAAGGCGAACGTCTCCCGGACTGGCTCGACGCCGTCCGACAGGACGACCTGCCCAGCCTCCACACCCTCGCCGCCGGCATCGACCGCGACATCGACGCCGTCACCGCCGGACTCACTCTGTCCTGGAGCTCAGGTGCGGTCGAAGGCCATGTCAACCGGATCAAGATGCTCAAGCGCCAGATGTTCGGGCGGGCAGGCTTCCAACTCCTCCGCAAGCGCGTCCTACTGGCATGA